The following are encoded in a window of Persicobacter psychrovividus genomic DNA:
- a CDS encoding pyridoxamine 5'-phosphate oxidase family protein: MPEESLLSLAKNELIKSKVVSRHPFRYMVLSTFDKESQLPELRTVVCRGVGDDFRLCFYTDARSPKVHQMAEHPQVGVLFYHSKKQLQIRFRAMVLRLTEEQSQYQKALSNIKSSGRLGDYTANAAPSSNLENDQDKQQGEQIHLAVYEIIPEAMDVLLLNREGHRRAKYVLKGDQWEEQGLVP; this comes from the coding sequence ATGCCCGAAGAATCCCTGTTGTCCCTTGCCAAAAATGAGTTGATCAAATCCAAGGTCGTTTCGCGTCATCCGTTCCGTTATATGGTCTTGTCCACCTTTGATAAAGAAAGTCAGCTGCCCGAGCTTCGGACGGTGGTTTGTCGTGGAGTGGGGGATGATTTTCGCTTGTGCTTTTATACTGATGCGCGCAGCCCGAAAGTTCATCAGATGGCTGAGCACCCGCAGGTGGGCGTATTGTTCTATCATTCCAAAAAGCAATTGCAAATTCGATTTCGCGCCATGGTTTTGCGTCTCACCGAGGAGCAATCGCAATATCAGAAGGCTTTGTCCAATATCAAAAGTTCGGGACGATTGGGGGATTACACCGCCAATGCAGCACCATCAAGTAACTTGGAAAATGATCAGGATAAGCAGCAGGGGGAGCAGATTCATTTGGCGGTTTATGAAATCATTCCCGAGGCGATGGATGTGCTGTTACTCAACAGGGAAGGGCATCGGCGGGCGAAGTATGTGTTGAAGGGGGACCAGTGGGAGGAGCAGGGATTGGTGCCGTGA